Proteins from one Methanococcus maripaludis C5 genomic window:
- a CDS encoding tyrosine-type recombinase/integrase, translated as MRIYDGFKFKEQDQKIIDNYMAFRSGHSDKTVITNISGIRIFMRFHKNKTFDEISLEDVIEFYRKHESSENTKIQYLSRLTLFYNWGISENYFLRNPVEKFLVTLRKSKKEREYLTKEQTNYLLSNVFEYEYRLFLMFFLHTGVRNSEFRNLKIHDVDMDERTIRILGKGRKERYVFIDNELYSYLKIWLIQRDSKFPKSDHFFVNRLGNPIRLTHLVSFTDYLNEVSKNKIGFRITPHILRHTFATRCIDMGMDLKTLSLILGHEDIKTTSIYLHKNKESLKREFLRVMN; from the coding sequence TTGAGGATTTATGATGGATTTAAATTTAAAGAACAAGACCAGAAAATAATTGATAACTATATGGCTTTCCGATCAGGACATTCAGATAAAACAGTTATAACAAACATTTCTGGAATCAGAATTTTTATGAGATTTCACAAAAACAAAACTTTTGATGAAATATCTCTTGAAGACGTGATAGAGTTTTACAGAAAACATGAATCTTCTGAAAACACAAAAATTCAATATCTTTCACGGTTAACCCTATTTTATAATTGGGGAATTAGTGAAAATTATTTTCTTAGAAATCCTGTTGAAAAGTTTCTCGTAACTTTAAGAAAAAGCAAAAAAGAACGGGAATATTTAACAAAAGAACAGACCAATTATTTACTTTCAAATGTTTTTGAATATGAATATCGGTTATTTCTTATGTTTTTCCTGCATACTGGAGTTAGAAACAGCGAATTTAGAAATTTAAAAATCCATGATGTAGATATGGATGAAAGAACCATTAGAATTTTAGGAAAAGGCAGGAAAGAAAGATATGTATTCATTGATAATGAATTGTATTCTTATCTTAAAATCTGGCTCATTCAAAGAGATTCAAAATTTCCAAAATCTGACCATTTCTTTGTAAACCGGCTTGGAAATCCTATACGATTAACACATCTTGTAAGTTTTACAGATTATTTAAACGAAGTTTCAAAAAATAAAATAGGTTTTCGAATTACACCGCATATCTTAAGACATACATTTGCAACACGCTGCATAGATATGGGAATGGACTTAAAGACCCTTTCTTTAATTTTGGGTCATGAAGACATAAAAACAACTTCGATTTATTTACACAAAAATAAGGAATCTTTAAAAAGAGAATTCTTACGTGTAATGAATTAA
- a CDS encoding winged helix-turn-helix transcriptional regulator produces the protein MLLELLAKNHVKEILYQLVDGKIEYSSLKKEIKIDNSYLKSILNELESCNLILKHEKRKYLIITKSYYSLTEKGVHSIRLYELEKSLIRKKEGRKIIKEFDIDIPVYYFEDGEMKSFQMIGFGEVEVIE, from the coding sequence ATGTTACTTGAATTGTTAGCTAAAAATCACGTAAAAGAAATTCTTTATCAGTTAGTTGATGGAAAAATTGAATACTCCAGTCTTAAAAAAGAAATTAAGATAGATAATAGTTATTTAAAAAGTATATTAAATGAATTAGAGTCTTGTAATTTAATTTTAAAGCACGAAAAACGGAAATATTTAATAATTACGAAATCTTATTATTCACTTACTGAAAAAGGCGTGCATTCCATCAGATTATACGAATTAGAAAAGAGTTTGATAAGAAAAAAAGAAGGAAGAAAAATAATAAAAGAATTTGATATAGATATTCCTGTTTATTATTTTGAAGACGGAGAGATGAAAAGTTTCCAGATGATAGGATTTGGAGAAGTTGAAGTTATTGAATAA
- a CDS encoding DUF4352 domain-containing protein → MTIRKKLVILFGIIFLMVLGGVVTVAGLLMIAPAENNSNSENIVSSTVSTSNQNNSENVKAVSEKYILINRSAVSSYYFNYLYDSFRFTKYANPDKEFMIVSLEIENYGYDEFKVNPYNYKVVVDNVSYTPSYFNYNIPDLLKSVTLKNGGKTYGILVYELPENSRWYHIEYTGSVGYKLKYGDLILEKEIVEDDEEVILSLTNDIDTGFEESDFSHYYEGSLLNESTLYLYFERTNYLDEEDILKEVRNILIETRSLIIDSSYDKPEYVYLKYNYDYNHQGSTKYSINLTWDEVYGIKIMQSSKFNEKLIIE, encoded by the coding sequence ATGACAATTCGTAAAAAATTAGTTATTTTATTTGGAATTATTTTTTTAATGGTTTTAGGTGGAGTTGTAACCGTTGCAGGTCTTTTAATGATTGCTCCAGCCGAAAATAATTCAAATTCAGAAAATATTGTTTCATCTACTGTTTCAACTAGTAACCAGAATAACTCTGAAAATGTAAAAGCAGTTAGTGAAAAGTATATTTTAATAAACCGTAGTGCGGTGTCTTCATATTATTTTAATTATCTCTATGATAGCTTCAGGTTTACAAAATATGCAAATCCTGATAAGGAGTTTATGATAGTTAGTTTAGAAATTGAAAATTATGGATATGACGAATTTAAAGTTAATCCGTATAATTACAAGGTTGTAGTAGATAATGTGTCATATACTCCAAGTTATTTTAACTACAATATACCGGATCTTTTAAAATCGGTAACTTTGAAAAATGGCGGTAAAACTTACGGGATATTGGTCTATGAACTTCCAGAAAATTCAAGATGGTACCATATTGAATATACTGGATCAGTAGGTTATAAATTAAAATATGGGGATTTAATCCTTGAAAAAGAAATAGTTGAAGACGATGAAGAGGTCATACTGTCCCTTACAAACGATATTGATACCGGATTTGAAGAAAGTGATTTTTCACATTATTACGAAGGATCGCTACTGAATGAAAGTACATTATACCTATATTTTGAAAGAACTAATTATCTGGACGAAGAAGACATTTTAAAAGAAGTTAGGAATATATTAATTGAAACAAGGTCTTTAATAATAGATAGCAGTTATGATAAGCCAGAATATGTATATTTGAAATATAATTACGACTATAATCATCAGGGCAGTACAAAATATTCGATAAATTTAACTTGGGATGAAGTTTACGGAATAAAAATAATGCAGTCATCAAAATTCAATGAAAAGTTAATCATTGAATAA
- a CDS encoding helix-turn-helix domain-containing protein: MFLKILSKSNAKEILMLLNEYDELYFGQIQKELDKPKSNLSRILSELQEESLVNKRTEETDDDGRIPKNYYSLTNLGKMAVEIYQKEDKMVKEKEKKSNDLTTCIIGNNNQNIGNININNNFMSNNSFQK, translated from the coding sequence ATGTTCCTAAAAATTTTATCCAAGTCAAATGCAAAAGAAATTCTAATGCTTTTGAATGAATACGATGAATTATACTTCGGTCAAATTCAAAAGGAATTAGATAAACCTAAAAGTAATTTAAGTAGAATTTTATCAGAATTACAGGAAGAAAGTCTTGTAAACAAAAGAACTGAAGAAACAGACGACGACGGAAGAATTCCTAAGAATTATTATAGTTTAACAAATTTGGGAAAAATGGCTGTTGAAATATATCAAAAAGAAGACAAAATGGTAAAGGAAAAAGAAAAAAAGTCAAATGATTTAACAACCTGCATTATCGGTAACAATAACCAAAATATTGGAAATATAAACATAAATAACAACTTTATGAGCAATAACAGTTTTCAAAAATAG
- a CDS encoding DUF2080 family transposase-associated protein, whose translation MKKEKIIEKTVKPSGNTGHITLPKKYIGKKVKIKIQGEHKDD comes from the coding sequence ATGAAAAAAGAAAAAATCATCGAAAAAACGGTTAAACCTTCCGGAAACACCGGACACATAACCTTACCTAAAAAATACATTGGAAAAAAGGTTAAAATCAAAATTCAAGGTGAACACAAAGATGATTAA